One genomic region from Alteromonas pelagimontana encodes:
- a CDS encoding murein hydrolase activator EnvC family protein: MVTSKRSTILYTLQLLVVIGGWVALPWAQAQETQQEKLAELQAELKARQQALASNQASAEELQEVLKRSEVEIGKVASSLNQTQTSLANNRQEQKALEAEQTELKKAILQQQSLLASQLKSAFMAGHYDYAKMIFYQDEARSFERVLTYYQYVNKARQQEITRFRDNVSRLEAVNMQLANKAQELAALLEKQKSQQNVLIARQSDRRETLNKLTATIASDAAKVDELQANEKALMQAIEEARIAAEREKTELAGLATNKGKLLKPAEGKVRKLFGAKRQGQVRWKGIIIEGAEGAAVKAISRGRVLYADWLKGFGLVTIVDHGKGYMSVYGHNQALLKQAGDQVGSGETIALVGQSGGQSFPNLYFEIRHKGKALDPSSWLNI, from the coding sequence GTGGTAACGAGCAAGCGGTCAACAATCCTTTACACTCTTCAGCTTTTAGTTGTAATTGGGGGGTGGGTAGCGTTGCCGTGGGCTCAGGCGCAGGAAACACAACAGGAAAAACTGGCGGAGTTACAGGCAGAACTCAAAGCACGCCAACAGGCATTAGCGTCTAATCAGGCGTCAGCAGAAGAGCTGCAAGAAGTGCTAAAACGTTCAGAGGTGGAGATAGGGAAAGTCGCGTCAAGTTTAAATCAAACCCAAACTTCTCTGGCAAATAATCGCCAGGAACAGAAAGCATTAGAGGCTGAGCAAACTGAACTAAAAAAAGCCATTTTGCAGCAGCAGTCACTACTGGCCAGCCAACTCAAAAGTGCTTTTATGGCAGGACACTACGATTACGCAAAAATGATTTTCTACCAGGATGAGGCTCGTTCATTTGAAAGGGTGCTCACTTATTATCAGTATGTGAATAAGGCTCGGCAGCAGGAAATTACCCGCTTTCGTGATAATGTCAGTCGTTTGGAAGCGGTCAACATGCAGTTGGCTAATAAAGCACAAGAACTGGCCGCTTTGCTGGAAAAGCAAAAGTCGCAACAAAACGTATTGATTGCACGTCAGTCAGATCGTAGGGAAACGCTGAACAAACTAACAGCCACAATTGCTTCGGATGCCGCAAAAGTTGATGAGCTGCAAGCCAATGAAAAAGCGCTGATGCAGGCTATCGAAGAGGCCAGAATTGCTGCCGAGCGAGAAAAGACCGAGCTCGCGGGATTAGCGACCAATAAAGGAAAACTTCTTAAGCCCGCGGAAGGTAAAGTGCGCAAGCTCTTTGGGGCTAAGCGGCAAGGCCAGGTTCGTTGGAAAGGGATTATTATTGAAGGCGCAGAAGGCGCTGCAGTAAAGGCTATTTCACGGGGAAGGGTGCTGTACGCCGATTGGTTAAAAGGGTTTGGGCTAGTGACCATTGTTGATCACGGCAAAGGCTATATGAGTGTGTATGGGCATAATCAAGCGCTGCTAAAGCAAGCCGGAGATCAGGTAGGTTCTGGCGAAACTATTGCGTTGGTGGGACAGAGCGGAGGCCAGAGCTTTCCCAATCTTTACTTTGAAATTCGCCATAAAGGTAAAGCCTTAGATCCGTCGTCCTGGCTAAACATATAG
- a CDS encoding divergent polysaccharide deacetylase family protein, with amino-acid sequence MWFTKVRLKTFRFAVTWCSLLLVLLISVPSTALASAKIILILDDMGYRLSDRKALSLPQEVTFSILPHTPLSLELSEYAHVQGRDVMLHMPMEAENGKALGPNGLTEGMVAASISETFNNALASVPYAIGVNNHMGSKLTKARLPMQMLMNAIKEKDLFFIDSRTTADSIAESTARQQGILAARRNVFIDHDHSLVAMHEQFQRLIDIAKRDGVAVGIAHPHPGTLRFLETALTTLDAENVELSSVSGYFHPAHVDPTPQIAIEKRSIAPE; translated from the coding sequence ATGTGGTTTACGAAAGTCAGGCTAAAAACTTTTCGGTTTGCAGTTACATGGTGCTCTCTGCTACTGGTTCTGTTAATCAGTGTGCCATCGACTGCGTTGGCATCAGCCAAGATTATATTAATTCTTGATGACATGGGTTATCGTCTTTCCGATAGAAAGGCGTTAAGTTTGCCGCAAGAAGTCACCTTTTCAATTTTACCTCACACGCCTCTTTCGCTCGAATTATCTGAGTACGCCCATGTACAAGGGCGCGATGTTATGCTTCATATGCCGATGGAAGCGGAAAATGGTAAAGCGCTTGGGCCAAATGGTCTTACTGAAGGGATGGTTGCGGCCAGTATTTCAGAAACTTTTAATAATGCGTTGGCAAGTGTGCCTTATGCTATCGGGGTTAATAATCATATGGGAAGTAAGCTGACAAAGGCCCGCTTGCCGATGCAAATGTTGATGAATGCGATAAAAGAAAAGGATCTATTTTTTATTGATAGCCGCACCACCGCTGATTCAATAGCGGAATCAACTGCTCGCCAACAAGGGATTCTCGCTGCGAGAAGAAACGTGTTTATTGATCATGACCACTCTTTAGTGGCCATGCATGAGCAGTTTCAACGACTAATAGATATTGCCAAGCGTGACGGGGTGGCTGTGGGAATTGCTCATCCGCACCCCGGAACCCTTCGATTCCTTGAGACTGCACTGACAACATTAGATGCAGAAAATGTTGAGCTAAGCTCGGTGAGTGGCTATTTTCATCCGGCCCACGTAGATCCCACCCCGCAGATCGCTATTGAAAAACGCTCCATTGCTCCCGAATAA
- the grxC gene encoding glutaredoxin 3, translated as MSKVEMYTKGYCPYCHRAKALLAQKGVEYTEYAIDKHPELRDEMIRRANGGWTVPQIFIDDFHVGGCDDMILLDTQDKLDALLNQ; from the coding sequence ATGAGCAAAGTTGAGATGTATACGAAGGGGTATTGCCCCTACTGCCACCGCGCGAAAGCGCTATTGGCTCAAAAAGGCGTAGAGTATACGGAGTATGCTATTGATAAGCATCCAGAACTCCGCGATGAAATGATTAGGCGTGCTAACGGTGGATGGACTGTTCCACAAATTTTTATCGATGATTTCCATGTTGGTGGTTGTGACGATATGATTCTGTTGGACACACAAGATAAACTCGATGCGCTGTTGAATCAGTAA
- a CDS encoding rhodanese-like domain-containing protein: MDQLIEFASNNLLLAGVWVALVLMLIYTYINTFTSGIKEVNTHETTQLINKQDAVVLDIRPEKDFKLGHILGSRQIKPEELRAKNFKKLENVKGKPIIVVCAMGNSARGVASSLNKAGFDDVKVLKGGINAWQNAGLPVSK, from the coding sequence ATGGATCAGCTTATTGAATTTGCAAGCAACAATTTACTGCTAGCGGGAGTGTGGGTTGCACTGGTATTGATGTTAATTTACACCTACATCAACACCTTTACTTCAGGAATAAAAGAAGTTAATACTCATGAAACCACCCAGCTTATCAATAAGCAGGATGCAGTTGTGCTGGATATCCGTCCCGAGAAAGATTTTAAACTCGGCCATATTTTGGGTTCAAGACAAATAAAACCAGAAGAATTACGGGCGAAAAACTTCAAAAAGCTTGAAAATGTGAAGGGCAAGCCCATTATTGTTGTATGCGCAATGGGTAACAGTGCCAGAGGCGTAGCGTCATCGTTGAATAAAGCCGGTTTTGATGACGTCAAAGTTCTAAAAGGCGGTATTAACGCTTGGCAGAATGCTGGGTTGCCCGTATCAAAATGA
- the ilvN gene encoding acetolactate synthase small subunit has product MKRIISVLMENAPGALSRIVGGFSQRGYNVDSLCVAATDDPSLSRLTITTHGDDKVIEQITKQVNKLIDVLKVVDLTEGAHIERELMLIKVATRTEAVRAEVKRNSDIFRGSIVDVNANNYTIEVTGTSDKLDAFAVTMSQCAEIIESSRTGVCGLARGDRALRP; this is encoded by the coding sequence ATGAAGAGAATTATTTCGGTATTAATGGAAAATGCACCAGGCGCCTTGTCCCGAATTGTAGGTGGTTTTTCACAGCGGGGTTATAACGTGGATTCGCTCTGTGTTGCGGCCACTGACGATCCTAGCTTGTCACGGTTGACCATCACTACTCACGGCGACGATAAAGTTATTGAACAAATTACCAAGCAGGTAAACAAGCTTATTGATGTATTGAAGGTCGTCGATTTAACCGAAGGCGCGCACATTGAGCGGGAACTGATGCTAATTAAAGTCGCGACACGTACCGAGGCCGTTCGTGCTGAAGTAAAACGTAACAGTGATATATTTCGCGGCAGTATTGTTGACGTGAACGCCAATAACTATACGATTGAAGTTACCGGGACCAGTGACAAGCTGGATGCTTTTGCCGTTACCATGAGCCAATGTGCTGAAATCATCGAATCGTCGCGAACCGGAGTATGTGGTTTAGCGCGGGGAGACAGAGCGCTCCGACCCTGA
- a CDS encoding acetolactate synthase 3 large subunit, which yields MKMMSGAAMVVEALKDVGVTHVFGYPGGAVLDIYDALFAQDDVKHVLVRHEQAAAHMADGYARSTGKTGTVLVTSGPGATNTITGIATAYMDSIPMVVLSGQVPSMHIGEDAFQETDMVGCSRPIVKHSFLVKRAVDIPEAIAKAYYIANTGRPGPVVVDLPKDLVNVQEEHPYVFPSSVAMRSYNPTERGHMKQIKKAVASLLKAERPVLYVGGGAVTSEASARVIELAEKLHAPVTCTLMGLGAFPGTHDQFVGMLGMHGTLEANKTMHNSDCILALGARFDDRVTNNVAKFCPHADIIHVDIDPASISKTINAHIPVVGSVNTVLEQILQQLEGTSFAGQQDKLSDWWQQIGQWRSRNCLKYDQGDTVIKPQRVIESLYRHTNGEAYVSSDVGQHQMFAALYYPYAKPRQWINSGGLGTMGFGLPAAMGVQFAHPEAVSVVVTGDGSIQMNIQELSTCLQYNLPVKIISLNNRALGMVRQWQDMIYKGRHSHSYMDSMPDFVKLAEAYGHIGIKVDRLDELDAAMEKCFSYKDRLVFMDISVDQNEHVYPMQIKFGAMDDMRLSKTERT from the coding sequence GTGAAAATGATGTCGGGCGCCGCCATGGTAGTGGAAGCGTTAAAAGATGTAGGAGTTACACATGTTTTCGGTTACCCGGGTGGTGCCGTTCTTGACATTTATGATGCGCTATTTGCGCAGGATGATGTCAAACATGTGCTCGTGCGTCACGAACAAGCGGCTGCTCATATGGCCGACGGTTATGCGAGATCGACTGGCAAAACCGGCACAGTGCTCGTTACTTCAGGTCCTGGTGCAACAAATACCATAACCGGTATCGCCACTGCTTACATGGATTCCATTCCCATGGTGGTGCTGTCCGGCCAGGTGCCGTCCATGCATATCGGTGAAGACGCGTTCCAGGAAACCGACATGGTGGGATGCTCACGTCCAATCGTAAAACACAGCTTTCTGGTAAAGCGTGCTGTTGATATACCAGAAGCTATTGCGAAGGCCTACTACATTGCGAATACGGGGCGTCCTGGTCCGGTGGTAGTAGACTTACCAAAAGATCTGGTTAATGTTCAGGAAGAGCACCCCTACGTATTTCCCAGTAGCGTTGCTATGCGATCTTATAACCCCACTGAACGTGGCCACATGAAGCAGATCAAAAAAGCAGTAGCTTCTTTGCTAAAGGCCGAAAGGCCGGTGCTATATGTGGGTGGCGGGGCAGTGACCTCTGAAGCCTCTGCGCGGGTCATTGAGCTTGCGGAAAAACTGCATGCGCCGGTGACGTGCACATTAATGGGGCTGGGGGCGTTTCCGGGTACGCATGATCAGTTTGTGGGTATGCTGGGCATGCACGGCACGTTAGAAGCGAACAAGACCATGCATAACTCTGACTGTATTCTTGCTCTGGGAGCTCGCTTTGATGATCGCGTGACCAACAATGTGGCGAAATTTTGTCCTCACGCAGATATTATTCATGTTGATATCGATCCCGCTTCCATTTCAAAAACCATTAACGCGCATATTCCGGTAGTGGGTTCTGTTAATACGGTACTGGAACAAATTCTTCAGCAACTTGAAGGCACATCCTTTGCCGGGCAGCAAGACAAGCTGAGTGACTGGTGGCAACAAATCGGTCAGTGGCGTAGCCGCAATTGTTTAAAATACGATCAGGGCGATACCGTTATTAAGCCGCAACGGGTAATAGAGTCGCTTTACAGGCACACGAACGGAGAAGCTTACGTCAGTTCAGATGTGGGGCAGCACCAGATGTTCGCTGCGCTATATTATCCTTATGCCAAACCACGACAGTGGATAAATTCTGGAGGCCTTGGCACCATGGGCTTTGGTCTTCCTGCTGCGATGGGCGTGCAATTTGCCCATCCTGAGGCTGTGTCTGTAGTGGTGACGGGTGACGGCAGTATTCAAATGAATATTCAGGAGCTTTCTACCTGCCTGCAATATAACCTGCCGGTTAAGATTATCTCGCTGAACAACCGCGCGTTGGGCATGGTTCGACAGTGGCAAGATATGATTTATAAAGGCCGCCATTCCCATTCCTATATGGATTCTATGCCAGACTTCGTGAAGCTTGCAGAAGCCTATGGTCACATTGGTATCAAAGTGGATCGGTTAGATGAACTGGATGCCGCGATGGAGAAGTGCTTCAGCTACAAAGATCGTCTGGTGTTTATGGATATTTCGGTGGATCAAAACGAACACGTATATCCAATGCAGATTAAATTTGGAGCCATGGATGACATGCGCTTGAGCAAAACGGAGCGAACCTGA
- the asd gene encoding archaetidylserine decarboxylase (Phosphatidylserine decarboxylase is synthesized as a single chain precursor. Generation of the pyruvoyl active site from a Ser is coupled to cleavage of a Gly-Ser bond between the larger (beta) and smaller (alpha chains). It is an integral membrane protein.) codes for MLDWFKVNLQYISPKHLMSRLVGKLAAAEAGGLTTFLIKLFIKFYKVDMSEAIYPNPEHYKTFNDFFTRAYKPEVRPIAPEPDTIVQAVDGAVSQFGTIHQDSIFQAKGHDYSLTTLLGGKPELAKPFKNGKFATIYLAPRDYHRIHMPYEGTLTDMVYVPGDLFSVNPLTAANVPNLFARNERVVTIFDTPVGKMAVVLVGATIVASIETVWAGTITPPSGKNVQHWQYEQDAESSVKLAKGDEMGRFKLGSTVIVCFEPDKVNFTDLAPGQVTRLGRPMATITQAIDD; via the coding sequence GTGCTGGATTGGTTTAAAGTAAACCTTCAATATATTTCGCCTAAGCATCTTATGTCTCGCCTGGTCGGTAAACTTGCCGCGGCAGAGGCTGGTGGCCTGACTACTTTTTTAATAAAACTTTTTATTAAGTTTTACAAAGTAGATATGAGCGAAGCTATCTATCCTAATCCTGAACATTACAAAACGTTCAACGACTTTTTCACCCGCGCCTATAAACCAGAAGTACGCCCCATTGCGCCGGAACCCGACACTATTGTGCAGGCGGTGGACGGTGCGGTAAGTCAGTTTGGCACCATACATCAAGATAGTATTTTTCAGGCCAAAGGTCATGACTACAGCCTCACCACCTTGTTAGGGGGCAAGCCAGAGTTGGCAAAGCCGTTTAAAAATGGCAAGTTCGCAACCATCTATCTTGCTCCGCGCGATTATCATCGGATTCACATGCCTTATGAAGGCACCTTAACGGACATGGTATACGTTCCTGGTGATCTATTTTCCGTAAACCCCCTGACTGCCGCCAACGTGCCTAATTTATTCGCTCGCAACGAACGGGTGGTCACTATTTTCGATACACCGGTGGGGAAAATGGCGGTAGTGCTGGTAGGCGCCACCATTGTTGCCAGTATAGAAACAGTATGGGCCGGCACCATTACGCCGCCATCGGGTAAAAACGTACAGCATTGGCAGTATGAGCAGGACGCTGAGTCCAGCGTTAAGCTGGCAAAAGGCGATGAGATGGGCCGATTTAAATTAGGTTCTACGGTAATTGTTTGTTTTGAACCAGACAAAGTTAACTTTACTGATCTTGCTCCTGGCCAAGTCACGCGGTTGGGTCGTCCGATGGCAACCATCACTCAGGCCATAGACGACTGA
- the rsgA gene encoding small ribosomal subunit biogenesis GTPase RsgA, producing the protein MAKKPKLTQRQKRQVAANRNRRLQDKQESPESNSPVADEASLLSGQVIGRFGKHADVEDADGVVARCHIRRTIDSVVCGDKVFFSKGADSESGVSGVIEIVEDRHSLLSRPDFYDGVKPIASNIDQIIIVSAVVPSLSLNIIDRYLVACEDIGIQPIIVLNKVELLSAEEREDAIAQLATYTSLGYEVLFTSCKNSEGLASLNACLKDKISIFVGQSGVGKSSLINQILPNADELVGDVSDNSGLGQHTTTAAKLLHLPAGGDLIDSPGIREFNLWHIPVERVTSGFIEFRDYLGGCKFRDCKHLNDPGCLLREAVERGEISAARYASYHKILATLEEQRPSYTNPY; encoded by the coding sequence GTGGCGAAAAAACCAAAACTCACACAACGACAGAAACGCCAGGTAGCCGCAAATCGTAATCGCCGGCTACAGGATAAGCAGGAAAGCCCGGAGTCAAATTCTCCTGTGGCGGATGAAGCCTCTCTTCTTTCTGGTCAAGTTATCGGCCGCTTTGGCAAACACGCTGATGTAGAAGACGCTGACGGTGTAGTCGCGCGCTGCCATATTCGGCGCACCATAGATTCCGTAGTTTGTGGCGATAAAGTATTTTTCAGCAAAGGTGCCGACAGTGAATCCGGCGTCAGTGGCGTAATAGAAATAGTGGAAGACAGACATTCCCTGTTGTCCCGACCCGACTTCTACGACGGCGTAAAACCCATTGCCTCTAATATCGACCAAATTATCATTGTCAGCGCCGTTGTCCCCAGCCTATCGTTGAACATTATTGATCGCTATCTGGTTGCTTGCGAAGACATTGGCATTCAGCCCATTATCGTACTGAATAAGGTTGAGTTGTTATCGGCAGAGGAAAGAGAAGATGCCATTGCCCAGCTCGCTACTTACACATCACTCGGTTACGAGGTGCTTTTTACAAGCTGTAAAAATTCGGAAGGTCTAGCTAGTTTAAATGCCTGCTTAAAAGATAAAATCAGTATTTTTGTTGGACAGTCCGGGGTCGGTAAATCTAGTCTTATTAATCAAATATTACCAAATGCGGATGAGCTGGTAGGTGATGTATCTGATAATTCCGGGCTCGGCCAGCATACTACGACGGCAGCGAAACTACTGCACCTGCCAGCAGGCGGAGACTTAATTGATTCGCCAGGTATCAGGGAGTTTAATTTGTGGCACATTCCTGTAGAACGTGTCACTTCGGGTTTTATTGAATTCAGAGACTACCTGGGCGGCTGTAAGTTTCGCGATTGTAAGCACCTTAACGACCCGGGATGCTTATTACGCGAAGCTGTAGAGCGAGGCGAAATAAGCGCTGCCCGCTATGCCAGCTATCATAAAATTCTGGCGACACTTGAAGAACAGCGCCCAAGCTATACTAACCCTTATTAA
- a CDS encoding glycerophosphodiester phosphodiesterase: MWVIAHRGACKVAPENTLDAFQVAIDFGATGVEFDTYQVEGRTIVIHDRWLERTTNGSGLVTAQSVEYLRSLNAGNNEKIPFLAEVMALMPSHAICNIEIKHLVDINAWLKELDIALNQSSLNPSNLIISSFNHAWLKKLKAARPALQIGALTATYPENGPIFATSLQAYSLHMDLDVIDEGYVKDAQDAGLKVLVYTVDKPDDMRLLAKWGADGIFTNVPDIAKAVLANQVDSPY, from the coding sequence ATGTGGGTAATAGCGCATCGCGGAGCCTGTAAAGTAGCACCAGAAAATACCCTGGACGCTTTTCAGGTAGCCATTGATTTTGGCGCAACGGGCGTTGAGTTTGATACTTACCAGGTTGAAGGCCGTACTATAGTCATTCACGACCGCTGGTTGGAAAGAACCACTAATGGCAGCGGCTTGGTTACCGCCCAATCCGTAGAATATCTACGCAGTCTGAACGCTGGCAACAACGAAAAAATTCCTTTCCTTGCTGAAGTTATGGCGCTGATGCCCAGTCACGCAATTTGTAATATTGAAATAAAACATCTGGTAGATATAAATGCCTGGCTCAAGGAACTGGATATCGCACTGAATCAAAGCTCGCTAAACCCCAGCAATCTTATTATTTCCTCCTTCAACCACGCTTGGTTGAAAAAGCTTAAAGCGGCGAGACCAGCCCTACAAATTGGCGCGCTAACGGCTACTTATCCTGAAAACGGCCCTATTTTTGCGACCAGTCTGCAAGCGTATTCGCTTCACATGGATTTGGATGTCATTGATGAAGGTTATGTTAAAGACGCCCAAGACGCTGGATTAAAAGTGCTGGTTTATACTGTCGATAAACCTGATGATATGCGTTTGCTGGCTAAATGGGGAGCCGACGGCATCTTTACCAATGTACCTGACATCGCCAAGGCAGTGTTGGCAAATCAGGTAGATTCGCCCTACTAA
- the orn gene encoding oligoribonuclease, whose product MSNENVGKNNLNLVWIDMEMTGLDPETCKVLEIATIVTDAQLNILAEGPVIAVHQPDSLLNEMDEWCTRVHGESGLTQRCKESTINEEEAARLTIAFLSDWVEAGKSPLCGNTIGQDRRFMVKYMPELEAYFHYRNVDVSTIKELVRRWKPEVLAGFSKKGIHLALDDIRESIEEMKFYREQVFTI is encoded by the coding sequence ATGAGTAACGAAAATGTTGGCAAAAATAATCTGAATCTTGTTTGGATTGATATGGAAATGACCGGACTTGATCCTGAGACATGTAAGGTGTTGGAAATTGCTACCATTGTTACCGATGCACAACTTAATATACTTGCTGAAGGCCCTGTTATTGCTGTCCATCAACCTGACAGCCTGTTAAACGAGATGGATGAGTGGTGCACGCGCGTGCATGGTGAGAGCGGGTTAACGCAGCGCTGCAAAGAAAGTACGATTAACGAAGAAGAAGCCGCTCGCCTAACGATCGCTTTTTTAAGCGATTGGGTAGAGGCGGGAAAATCCCCTTTATGTGGAAACACCATCGGACAGGACCGGCGGTTTATGGTGAAGTACATGCCTGAGCTGGAAGCTTATTTTCATTATCGTAATGTTGATGTTAGTACTATAAAAGAACTGGTACGGCGCTGGAAACCTGAAGTGTTAGCCGGATTTTCAAAAAAAGGAATACATTTGGCACTAGATGACATACGCGAATCAATAGAAGAAATGAAGTTTTATCGGGAACAAGTGTTCACGATTTAG
- the maoP gene encoding DUF413 domain-containing protein, giving the protein MTQLTRASLVQRPFIDRKHYPYGFARSGDFSIGESKLLTQWGSLISALIDGELQPENSEEQGYIDAALGRHAPQTPTEKAWVKYQQRINRPKAASIYGSKKAAAMADDDDRGDDHDTDLDIDDD; this is encoded by the coding sequence ATGACACAGCTTACTCGGGCATCACTTGTCCAACGTCCATTTATCGATCGAAAACATTACCCATACGGTTTTGCCCGTTCAGGCGACTTTTCTATAGGTGAGAGCAAATTACTTACCCAGTGGGGCAGCTTGATCTCTGCGCTAATTGACGGTGAACTCCAACCTGAAAATAGTGAAGAACAGGGATACATTGATGCGGCGCTAGGACGTCACGCTCCGCAAACACCTACTGAGAAAGCATGGGTAAAATATCAGCAACGTATTAATCGACCCAAAGCAGCCAGTATATATGGTTCAAAGAAAGCTGCGGCGATGGCCGATGATGATGACAGAGGTGATGATCACGACACCGACTTAGATATAGATGACGATTAA
- a CDS encoding MerC domain-containing protein, giving the protein MKSSIDNPSKLDRMGIWISSLCAFHCLALPVVVPLLPLIGSTFFAQVWFERTILSISIVMGTVALLVGAVRYHGQYYPLALLLSGGGIYWFKNIFGSAYEPFTIATGALLIVAGHWINMRLCRQCQCCGKPGISEHFSEASRSS; this is encoded by the coding sequence ATGAAATCATCAATCGACAATCCTTCAAAATTAGACAGAATGGGTATTTGGATATCCAGCCTGTGCGCGTTTCATTGTCTGGCGTTGCCGGTAGTCGTTCCGTTATTACCCTTGATTGGTTCTACTTTCTTTGCGCAGGTATGGTTCGAGCGTACGATTCTTTCTATTTCCATTGTAATGGGAACCGTAGCCTTGCTAGTGGGAGCTGTTCGCTACCACGGGCAGTATTACCCACTGGCGTTGCTGTTGTCTGGAGGTGGAATTTACTGGTTCAAAAATATTTTTGGTTCCGCCTATGAGCCTTTCACTATAGCGACGGGTGCTTTGCTGATTGTCGCCGGACACTGGATTAATATGCGGTTATGTCGTCAGTGCCAGTGTTGTGGTAAACCTGGCATCTCCGAACATTTTTCAGAAGCCTCCCGCTCCTCTTAG
- a CDS encoding DMT family transporter: MNPVKRSLITLHLTVVLLGGTALFSQIIPLSATDITLGRSVFACLALVLFLRLSGETLRLNNRRDYIVAAGLGALMALHWTTYFAAMQYAGVSVGMIALFTFPVITVLIEPLFERIRLVWQDFFSAVTVFIGIALIVPEGSLNNEVTLGVAIGVGSACLYSFRNLIHRQHFAHYSGAKAMAWQTLVVCVCLLPTGSVALTDASSSTFWLLVLLGTVFTALPHALIASALIHLRAKTFSLIACMQPLYGVVLAVLLLEEYPSWKTVIGGLLVTSASIYETINTQKLHRKDPL, encoded by the coding sequence ATGAATCCTGTCAAAAGAAGCCTGATAACGCTTCATCTTACAGTTGTCCTGCTTGGCGGGACGGCATTGTTTTCCCAAATCATTCCTTTAAGCGCGACCGACATCACGCTGGGACGATCAGTTTTTGCCTGCCTGGCATTGGTTCTATTTCTACGCCTGAGCGGCGAAACGTTACGGTTAAACAACCGGCGTGATTATATTGTAGCTGCAGGGCTTGGCGCCTTAATGGCCCTGCACTGGACCACCTATTTCGCTGCCATGCAATACGCAGGCGTATCGGTGGGCATGATAGCGCTGTTTACTTTTCCCGTTATTACGGTACTGATTGAGCCACTTTTTGAGCGGATAAGGCTGGTTTGGCAAGATTTCTTTAGCGCAGTGACTGTGTTCATCGGCATCGCTCTTATTGTGCCTGAGGGTTCGTTAAACAACGAGGTTACACTGGGCGTTGCCATAGGAGTAGGCTCGGCGTGCCTGTATTCATTCAGAAACTTGATTCACCGTCAGCATTTTGCGCATTATTCGGGCGCTAAAGCCATGGCGTGGCAAACCCTTGTCGTTTGTGTATGTCTGTTGCCAACGGGCAGCGTCGCCCTTACCGATGCGTCTTCTTCTACCTTCTGGCTGCTGGTTCTGCTAGGGACAGTATTCACTGCCCTGCCCCATGCTTTAATAGCATCGGCTCTCATCCATTTACGGGCAAAGACATTTTCCCTGATTGCTTGTATGCAGCCGCTATATGGCGTTGTATTAGCGGTGTTATTGTTAGAAGAATACCCATCGTGGAAAACCGTAATTGGGGGGCTATTAGTCACTTCCGCCTCGATTTACGAGACAATTAATACGCAAAAATTGCATCGTAAGGACCCTTTATAA